TGATTACGGAGAATGGCATCTGGGATTGCCGGAAGGAGAGGGTGACGTGGAATTAACTCATTTCAATGAGCAGGGCCGGGCCCGGATGGTGGATGTCAGCGGCAAGGATGTTACCAAGCGGACGGCTGCGGCCCGAAGCCTGGTGCGGATGAAGCCTGCGACGCTGACAGCAATCAAGTCCGGCGAGATCCGCAAAGGTGATGTTCTTGCTGTAGCCCAGGTAGCCGGGATTATGGCGGCCAAGCAGACCTCAAGCTGGATTCCGATGTGTCACCCGCTGCCGCTGACCGGGGTGGACATCCGCTTCACGGACAACAACAAAGATGAACTATATATAGAAGCAACCGTCAGCATCACGGGCAAGACCGGGGTGGAGATGGAGGCGCTGACGGCAGTATCTGCCGCGGCCCTGACCGTATATGACATGTGCAAGGCGCTGCAGAAGGACATGATTATCGGACCTACGATGCTGGTGTCCAAGAGCGGCGGCAAGAATGGGGATTACGTGCTGGAAGCAGAATAGGGAAGCGGCCCGAACCCTTGCGCCGGCGTACCGGCCGCTGCCGAAGCAGCCGGACATACATAATACATAGATAGGGAGGGACAAACCGATGGCGTGGAAAACAGCGATCCTGACAGCCAGCGACAAAGGGTCCAGAGGCGAACGGGAAGACACGAGCGCCCAGGTGATTCGGGAGCTGGTGGAGGAGGAGCTTGGCGGGGAGATTATAGAATACCGGATCGTGCCCGATGAGCAGGATGAGATTATTGCCGCACTGATTGAGCTTACAGATTATTTCCAGGCGGACCTGGTGCTGACTACAGGCGGGACCGATCTGGCAATCCGTGATGTGACGCCTGAGGCGACGCGGCGGGTGATTGAACGCGAAGTGCCCGGACTCTCCGAGGCCATGCGCAGTACAGTCATGCAGAAGAACCGTGCAGCGATGCTGTTCCGGGGAATAAGCGGCATCCGCGGCCGGACGCTGATTGTCAATCTGCCGGGTACTCCGAAGGGGGTACATGAGAATCTGGCGGCCATTATGGACCAGTTGCCGGAGGCCTTGCTGATGGTTACGGGGCAATACCGGCAGTAAAGGGGAGGGACTCCCATCGACATGTGCGTGAATCGTTCAGGATAGACCATGGATGTGTGATATAAGTTATGGTATTATTGGTATATCGCCTGGCGAAATTATGAACGGACAATGGGATGGGAGGAAACCGGAATGTTAAATGGTATTGGCGCACCCGGAATTATACTGCTGGTCATCTTGGCACTGCTGCTCTTCGGACCTAACAAGCTTCCTGAGCTTGGGCGGGCTGTCGGGCGCACCTTCCGCGAATTCAAGG
This region of Paenibacillus sp. FSL K6-1096 genomic DNA includes:
- the tatA gene encoding twin-arginine translocase TatA/TatE family subunit — protein: MLNGIGAPGIILLVILALLLFGPNKLPELGRAVGRTFREFKDGAREIINDPEPAKRSEAPAAPAPKTAAAELPQDRRLPE
- a CDS encoding MogA/MoaB family molybdenum cofactor biosynthesis protein, with product MAWKTAILTASDKGSRGEREDTSAQVIRELVEEELGGEIIEYRIVPDEQDEIIAALIELTDYFQADLVLTTGGTDLAIRDVTPEATRRVIEREVPGLSEAMRSTVMQKNRAAMLFRGISGIRGRTLIVNLPGTPKGVHENLAAIMDQLPEALLMVTGQYRQ
- the moaC gene encoding cyclic pyranopterin monophosphate synthase MoaC; protein product: MELTHFNEQGRARMVDVSGKDVTKRTAAARSLVRMKPATLTAIKSGEIRKGDVLAVAQVAGIMAAKQTSSWIPMCHPLPLTGVDIRFTDNNKDELYIEATVSITGKTGVEMEALTAVSAAALTVYDMCKALQKDMIIGPTMLVSKSGGKNGDYVLEAE